The genomic region GTCAAAGCCGGATTGGTGGGCTTGGCCGGTGTGATCGGCAGCCAACTTCTGCGCGGCAACCGCTAAAACCCAATTGACCTTGAGTCTCGCTTAGAGACGGCCTCAAACTGCGCCCAAGTGGTTTAGACTGGTGCCGTGCCGCTTGCTTACCTGACCCGCATTGCCCAAACGCCCGCGCCTACCTTTCACGAGGAGGAGCGGGCGCAGCTTATTGAAACGCTGTGGCGAGAACTCGGCTACCGCCCCGAGCGCGACGCGGTGGGCAACGTCTTGGTAAAACTGGGCCCGAGCGTCAGTTTGTCGAGCGCCGCCTCGCCGCACAGCAAAGCCCTGCTGCTAGCCGCCCACCTCGATACCGTGTTCAGCTCGGAAACCGACGTCACCGTGCGCGAGGAAGGCGGACGCTTGGTCGGCCCGGGCGTGGGCGACAACTCGTCGAGCTTGGCGGTGCTGAGCGCTTTTTTGCGCGACCTCGATGCTAGCCAACTGCGCCGCCCGTTGTGGCTGGCGGCCAATGTCGGCGAAGAAGGCTTGGGCGACTTACGCGGCGCGAAGGCGCTGCTCTCGGCCCACGCTCCCGAACTTGCGGCTTTTGTGGCGGTCGACGGCTACCTCGGCGTGGCCGTGACCAAAGCGGTGGGCGTGCGGCGCTACCGCGTGACCTTCACGGGTCAGGGCGGCCACTCGTGGGGCGACCAAGCGCCCAGCGCCCTGCACGCGCTGGGGCTGGCGATCACGGCGCTTTACGCCCTGCCGCTGCCGCAAAGCCCGCGCACCACCCTGAATGTCGGCACGGCGTCGGGCGGCAACAGCGTCAACAGCATCGCGGGCAGCGCCGAACTGCTGCTCGATCTGCGCTCGCTCGACGCCCAGCTTCTCGCCGACCTCGACAACAAAGCCCGCTACGCCGTGCAGGGCGCGGCCAGACAAGCGGGCGTGCAGGTGCGCCTCGACCAAGTGGGCGACAGACCCGGCGGTAACCTACGCTCCGATACTTTGCTGAGGCTGGCGCGGCTGGCTTCTCAGCCTGTGGGCATCGACCTCAAGACCGCCGCCAGCAGCACCGACGCCAACGCCGCCGCGCCGCACGGCGTACCGTCTATGGCGCTGGGCGTGTACCGGGGCGGCAATGCCCACCGAGAAGACGAGTGGGTGCAGCCAAGCAGCTTGAACGTGGGGCTGGGCATTTTACAGCGCTTCGTGCGCGGCTACATGCACGAGTGAGGGGAAGTTATTGGCTCCCCTCCACACTCACTTCGCCGTCTCTGACCCGCAAATGATAATCGGCGAGGGCGGCCACATCGGGGTCGTGGGTGATCAGCACCACCGTTTTGCCTTCGAGCGCCGGGCGGGTCAGCAACTCCAAAATCACCTCGCCGCTGCGGGTATCGAGGTTGCCGGTGGGCTCGTCGGCCAGCAGCACCGCCGGGTCAGACACCAGAGCGCGGGCGATGGCAACCCGCTGGGCCTCGCCACCGGAGAGGTGTGAGGGCAGGTGATGGGCACGCTGCTCCAAGCCGACTTGAGCCAGCAGCGCCCGCGCCCGTTCGCGTCGTTCTTTGGGCGGCACCCCAGCCAGCATCAAAGGAAATTCGACATTTTCCTGAGCGCTGAGAATCGCCACCAGGTTGTGACTTTGAAAGACGAAGCCGTAATTCCCCAGCCGGAAGTCGGCCCGGCCCGCTTCGCTGAGGCTGTGAATATCGGTGCCGCCCACCCGCACCGTGCCGCCGCTGGGGGTGTCGAAGCCCGCCAGCAAATTGAGCAGGGTACTTTTGCCGCTGCCCGACGGCCCCACCACCGAGGTCATCCCCGCCGCGAAGGTGTGCGAGAAGGGCCTGAGCGCCGTGATCTGGCCGTCGCCACTCGGATAGGTGCGGCTGAGGTTCTCGGTCTGAAGCTGAATTTTGGGCGTCACCACACTCGCTGGCGGCAAAACTGAAGCGGTCATACGCGCCCCAGCGCTTCGTTGATACTCAGGCGCGAGGCCGAGCGGGCAGGCAGCAGTCCGGCGAACAAGCCCAGCAGCAGCGAGATGAACAGGGCCAGCAGCGTCAGGCGCGGAGTCAGCGCCGCCGCGTCGAAGCCCGCCAGATTCTGGGTGTACAGGTTCACGCCCCAGATGCCCACCAGCCCCAGCAGCAGGCCGCCCACACCGCCCACCAGCGAGAGCAGCAGCGACTCGGTCAGCACCAGCTCACGCACG from Deinococcus detaillensis harbors:
- a CDS encoding M20/M25/M40 family metallo-hydrolase yields the protein MPLAYLTRIAQTPAPTFHEEERAQLIETLWRELGYRPERDAVGNVLVKLGPSVSLSSAASPHSKALLLAAHLDTVFSSETDVTVREEGGRLVGPGVGDNSSSLAVLSAFLRDLDASQLRRPLWLAANVGEEGLGDLRGAKALLSAHAPELAAFVAVDGYLGVAVTKAVGVRRYRVTFTGQGGHSWGDQAPSALHALGLAITALYALPLPQSPRTTLNVGTASGGNSVNSIAGSAELLLDLRSLDAQLLADLDNKARYAVQGAARQAGVQVRLDQVGDRPGGNLRSDTLLRLARLASQPVGIDLKTAASSTDANAAAPHGVPSMALGVYRGGNAHREDEWVQPSSLNVGLGILQRFVRGYMHE
- a CDS encoding ABC transporter ATP-binding protein codes for the protein MTASVLPPASVVTPKIQLQTENLSRTYPSGDGQITALRPFSHTFAAGMTSVVGPSGSGKSTLLNLLAGFDTPSGGTVRVGGTDIHSLSEAGRADFRLGNYGFVFQSHNLVAILSAQENVEFPLMLAGVPPKERRERARALLAQVGLEQRAHHLPSHLSGGEAQRVAIARALVSDPAVLLADEPTGNLDTRSGEVILELLTRPALEGKTVVLITHDPDVAALADYHLRVRDGEVSVEGSQ